The Antarcticibacterium sp. 1MA-6-2 genome has a window encoding:
- a CDS encoding nitric-oxide reductase large subunit: MSKERKLWLAFILVTSISFAVLGYYGFEIYQKAPPLPERVITTQGTVVFEGQDIKDGQNVWQSMGGQEVGSIWGHGAYVAPDWTADWLHRESLFILNEWSQNEHGTSYESLSGENQAALERRLQEELRENTYDEETGIITISPIRERAVNYLIDYYEGLFMDNPELAELRAAYAIPPNSIKDEVRMRQMSGFFFWATWACVTERPGSDVSYTHNWPPEELVANKATGDLLIWTGFSIILLLLGVGIMIFYHARMKEEEHLEMPVEDPLMRQTITPSMVAVKKYLWVVSLLILIQVTFGVITAHYGVEGDAFYGFDLAEILPYSISRTWHVQLGILWIATAWLATGLYIAPAVSGKDPKFQKTGVNFLFICILIIVLGSMAGQWMGVMQKLGLAENFWFGHQGYEYVDLGRFWQIFLLVGLFLWLALMVRPLLPVIRSKTSEKNLLIMFLISSAAIALFYAAGLMWGRQTNLAIAEYWRWWVVHLWVEGFFEVFATVVSAFLFVRLGLLRTKTATLGVLLATVIFLSGGILGTFHHLYFSGTPTAIMAIGATFSALEVVPLVLIGFEAYHNYKLSKAAQWLKDYKWPIYCLVAVAFWNFLGAGIFGFIINPPIALYFMQGLNTTAVHAHTALFGVYGMLGIGLMLFVLRSLYRINVWNDKLLGFSFWSINIGLVLMVLISVLPIGLLQTVASVNEGMWYARSAEFMQQPLMNTLRWLRVVGDTIFAVGLFAFVWFVFSLKQKKELPEDKKL; this comes from the coding sequence ATGAGTAAAGAAAGAAAACTCTGGTTAGCTTTTATTCTTGTCACCTCAATATCCTTTGCAGTACTTGGATATTACGGATTTGAAATTTACCAGAAAGCCCCACCTCTACCCGAACGAGTTATTACTACACAAGGCACTGTTGTATTTGAAGGCCAGGATATTAAAGATGGTCAAAATGTATGGCAAAGTATGGGAGGCCAGGAAGTAGGTTCTATATGGGGCCATGGTGCATATGTAGCGCCAGACTGGACTGCCGACTGGCTTCACAGAGAATCCCTGTTTATTTTAAATGAATGGTCACAAAATGAACATGGCACCTCCTATGAATCTTTGAGTGGTGAAAACCAGGCCGCTTTGGAAAGAAGATTGCAGGAAGAGCTTCGTGAAAATACTTATGATGAAGAAACCGGAATAATAACAATTTCTCCAATAAGGGAACGCGCTGTCAATTACCTCATAGATTACTATGAAGGCCTGTTTATGGACAACCCCGAACTTGCCGAATTACGTGCAGCTTATGCCATTCCTCCTAATTCCATAAAGGATGAAGTGAGGATGAGACAAATGAGTGGCTTCTTCTTTTGGGCTACCTGGGCTTGTGTAACAGAACGGCCGGGAAGTGATGTTTCTTACACTCATAACTGGCCTCCGGAAGAACTTGTTGCGAATAAGGCAACAGGCGATCTGCTCATTTGGACAGGTTTTAGTATCATCCTTTTACTCCTGGGAGTGGGAATTATGATATTCTACCACGCCAGAATGAAAGAGGAGGAACACCTTGAAATGCCTGTTGAAGATCCTTTGATGAGACAAACCATCACCCCTTCTATGGTTGCCGTAAAGAAATACCTTTGGGTTGTAAGTTTGTTGATCCTCATCCAGGTGACTTTTGGAGTAATTACAGCTCATTATGGGGTTGAAGGAGATGCTTTCTACGGTTTTGATTTAGCCGAAATACTTCCTTATTCAATTTCAAGGACCTGGCACGTTCAACTGGGAATATTATGGATCGCTACAGCCTGGCTGGCTACAGGTTTATACATTGCTCCTGCAGTTTCAGGAAAAGATCCCAAGTTTCAAAAAACTGGAGTGAATTTCCTTTTCATATGTATTCTAATAATTGTTCTTGGTTCTATGGCAGGACAATGGATGGGTGTAATGCAAAAACTTGGACTGGCAGAGAACTTCTGGTTTGGACACCAGGGATACGAATATGTAGATTTGGGTCGCTTCTGGCAAATTTTCCTGCTGGTAGGATTATTCCTTTGGCTGGCTCTTATGGTAAGGCCGCTCCTTCCTGTAATACGCAGTAAAACTTCAGAAAAGAACCTCTTGATAATGTTCCTTATCTCTTCGGCAGCAATTGCTCTTTTCTATGCAGCCGGATTGATGTGGGGTAGGCAAACCAATCTCGCAATTGCCGAATACTGGAGATGGTGGGTGGTACATCTTTGGGTCGAAGGATTTTTTGAGGTTTTTGCTACAGTTGTTTCTGCTTTTCTCTTTGTAAGACTTGGCCTATTGCGAACAAAAACGGCAACCCTTGGAGTACTTCTGGCTACTGTAATTTTCTTATCGGGTGGAATTTTAGGAACTTTTCACCACCTCTATTTTAGTGGAACACCAACTGCAATTATGGCCATAGGTGCAACCTTTAGTGCCCTGGAAGTAGTACCACTGGTACTCATAGGGTTTGAAGCTTATCACAACTATAAGTTGAGCAAAGCTGCCCAATGGCTCAAAGACTACAAGTGGCCAATTTATTGCCTGGTGGCAGTAGCTTTCTGGAACTTCCTTGGAGCAGGTATTTTTGGATTTATTATAAATCCTCCAATAGCTCTTTACTTTATGCAGGGACTTAACACAACTGCTGTTCACGCCCACACTGCTCTTTTTGGGGTATATGGAATGTTGGGAATTGGGTTGATGCTATTTGTCCTTAGGAGCCTCTACCGTATTAACGTATGGAATGATAAACTTCTTGGTTTTTCCTTTTGGTCTATAAATATTGGATTGGTGCTTATGGTCCTTATAAGTGTACTTCCTATTGGACTGCTTCAAACAGTTGCCAGTGTAAATGAAGGCATGTGGTATGCACGTAGTGCTGAATTTATGCAACAACCTCTAATGAATACCTTGAGATGGTTACGTGTTGTTGGAGATACCATTTTTGCTGTTGGATTATTCGCTTTCGTATGGTTTGTCTTCTCTTTAAAGCAGAAGAAAGAACTACCTGAAGATAAGAAGCTTTAG
- the ric gene encoding iron-sulfur cluster repair di-iron protein has product MNNLQIKTVADLVTENIKAAHVFKKYGIDFCCGGGITIEKACLKANVSFPDLEKDLLNLAKNGERSTNYNSWKLDFLTDHIINVHHTYVAENIPLLLQYADRVVKVHGHHYTELQEIQDLLITVAGELSAHMKKEELILFPFIKKLVKAEAEGTEVPETHFGPVDNPIRMMEAEHEEAGDILRTIATLSNNYTPPQGACNTYRAFYAKLDEFEQDLHQHVHLENNILFPKTLKMEKELRAKF; this is encoded by the coding sequence ATGAATAATCTGCAAATAAAAACAGTAGCTGACCTGGTAACAGAAAACATTAAGGCGGCTCATGTATTTAAAAAATATGGAATTGACTTTTGCTGTGGCGGAGGGATTACTATTGAAAAAGCCTGTTTAAAAGCCAACGTAAGTTTTCCCGACCTTGAAAAAGATCTTCTAAACCTGGCTAAAAACGGTGAGCGTAGCACAAATTACAATAGCTGGAAGCTGGATTTTCTTACAGATCATATTATTAATGTACATCATACTTATGTAGCTGAAAATATACCGCTGCTCCTTCAATATGCCGATAGAGTTGTGAAGGTTCACGGGCATCACTATACTGAACTGCAGGAAATACAGGATCTTCTTATTACTGTAGCAGGAGAGTTAAGTGCCCATATGAAGAAGGAAGAGTTGATCCTATTTCCCTTCATAAAAAAGCTTGTAAAAGCTGAAGCCGAAGGTACAGAGGTTCCTGAAACTCATTTTGGTCCCGTAGACAATCCTATAAGAATGATGGAAGCAGAACATGAAGAGGCAGGAGATATCTTACGCACAATTGCCACCCTTAGCAATAATTACACTCCACCACAGGGAGCATGTAATACCTATCGTGCTTTTTATGCCAAACTCGATGAATTTGAGCAGGACCTCCATCAACACGTTCACCTGGAAAACAATATACTTTTTCCTAAAACATTAAAAATGGAAAAAGAATTAAGGGCCAAATTCTAA
- a CDS encoding universal stress protein, with protein MMNILLPTDFSENSKNAAIYALQFFKDVPCNFHLLHVMTAPSMAAGISNSNIPQDVQKKFDELLSLLHQLTKNAEHTFNISFKVNFLIEAVRQQVDEKKIDLILMGTKGATNKKGPIIGKNTSDVMMKVKCPVMAISENAIFKTHKEILFPTDYKIHYSERMLNTLLILTNLSKASVKILELFNSELEPSEEQITNKTFLHNSFVSDKPLVQTYYSAQNTDTNLFFQANPNVDMIVMAAKNLNLCQKLLKNTSQNQIPFINKLPLLVLHG; from the coding sequence ATGATGAATATTCTCCTGCCAACAGATTTTTCAGAGAATTCCAAAAATGCAGCAATATATGCCCTGCAATTTTTTAAAGATGTTCCCTGTAATTTTCACTTGCTGCATGTAATGACTGCACCTTCAATGGCTGCAGGAATAAGTAATTCTAATATTCCACAGGATGTTCAGAAGAAATTTGATGAACTGTTGTCCCTATTGCACCAACTAACAAAAAATGCTGAACATACCTTTAATATATCCTTTAAAGTTAATTTTTTAATAGAAGCAGTAAGGCAACAGGTAGATGAAAAGAAAATAGATCTCATTCTAATGGGAACTAAAGGCGCTACCAATAAGAAAGGACCAATAATAGGAAAAAATACTTCAGATGTTATGATGAAGGTAAAATGTCCCGTTATGGCCATTTCAGAAAACGCAATATTTAAAACACACAAAGAAATTCTTTTTCCGACTGATTATAAAATTCACTACAGTGAAAGAATGTTAAACACTTTATTGATTTTGACTAATCTTTCCAAAGCTTCAGTAAAGATCCTTGAGCTATTTAATTCAGAATTAGAACCTTCAGAAGAACAAATCACCAATAAGACTTTTCTTCATAATTCCTTTGTAAGTGACAAACCATTGGTACAAACTTACTATTCAGCCCAAAATACTGATACCAATTTGTTTTTTCAGGCCAATCCTAATGTAGATATGATTGTAATGGCGGCTAAAAACCTCAACCTATGCCAAAAGCTTTTAAAGAATACTTCGCAAAATCAAATACCTTTCATAAATAAGTTGCCGTTGCTGGTTTTACACGGATAA